In Solanum stenotomum isolate F172 chromosome 6, ASM1918654v1, whole genome shotgun sequence, one DNA window encodes the following:
- the LOC125868574 gene encoding uncharacterized protein LOC125868574 encodes MFEQEKKILQETQKWSLLEEKVLRQKSTACWIDSGDANSKYFHAQFKIKANQNTISSIYTAGRTKITDSTTIEQEFVFVFSKLMGDCHEKMPCPNAQIIKDGSCLGREQQLVLIAKVSMEEIIQAVEEMPKDKAPGVDGCPIEFYTKNWGIVKEDLYAVVQHFFSSRVMMKAWNCTTVTLIPKVPSPTQMTDFRPIINGDLTNPFKAKRELRQGDHMSPYLFVLAMEADIISITLLKKTLQNFSDVLGLQANETKSSIYVVRVTQEVKNDILTLLGFDEGTLPFKYLGVPLSTNKLTIQQCLPLVEKITAKLIKSVPFGMQSYWAKIFELPKRVIKMIEVVCRTFIWTGKEEMSRRALVAWEKEMKKLEKQGKFQIKAAYHYFQQQHPRVPWKSLTLHKHIHPRHRFHLWLAVQQRLSIVDRLQKFGIQVLMECSFCSQEEETFDHLLFSCSYSYRFGLDCFIGCTSLEILSHGTKSWSGFVTRQSREIAWLRLCDAPLRWWFTVYGGM; translated from the exons ATGtttgagcaagaaaaaaagATCCTTCAGGAGACGCAAAAATGGAGCCTGCTGGAGGAAAAGGTTTTGAGACAAAAATCTACCGCATGCTGGATTGATAGTGGAGATGCCAACTCCAAGTACTTTCATGCACAATTCAAGATCAAGGCAAACCAAAACACTATATCCTCTATATACACTGCAGGACGTACAAAGATCACTGATTCTACAACTATTGAGCAGGAATTTGTTTTTGTGTTTAGTAAATTGATGGGTGATTGTCATGAGAAGATGCCTTGTCCTAATGCACAGATCATAAAAGATGGATCATGCCTTGGTAGAGAACAACAACTTGTTTTGATAGCTAAGGTTAGTATGGAGGAGATTATTCAAGCTGTGGAAGAGATGCCAAAAGATAAAGCACCAGGGGTGGATGGTTGCCCAATAgaattttatacaaaaaattggGGTATAGTAAAGGAGGACTTATATGCAGTTGTTCAACATTTTTTTAGCTCTAGGGTCATGATGAAAGCTTGGAACTGCACAACTGTCACATTAATACCTAAAGTTCCTTCTCCTACCCAGATGACAGACTTTAGACCTATT ATCAATGGAGACCTGACTAATCCTTTCAAGGCAAAAAGAGAATTGAGGCAAGGGGATCACATGTCCCCATATCTCTTTGTGCTAGCTATGGA GGCTGACATTATCTCTATTACATTATTGAAAAAGACTCTTCAAAACTTCTCTGATGTATTAGGATTGCAGGCTAATGAAACTAAGAGTTCTATTTATGTTGTTAGAGTAACACAGGAGGTCAAGAATGATATACTCACATTGCTTGGGTTTGATGAAGGAACCCTCCCCTTCAAGTATTTGGGGGTTCCTTTGTCAACAAATAAATTGACTATTCAACAGTGTCTTCCACTGGTGGAGAAGATCACAGCAAAA TTAATCAAGTCTGTACCGTTTGGTATGCAAAGCTATTGGGCTAAGATTTTTGAACTGCcaaagagagtaataaaaatGATTGAAGTTGTATGTAGAACTTTTATATGGACCGGGAAAGAGGAGATGTCAAGGAGAGCACTAGTAGCCTGGGAGAAG GAGATGAAAAAGCTGGAAAAGCAAGGTAAATTTCAGATTAAGGCAGCTTATCACTATTTTCAGCAGCAACACCCTAGAGTTCCTTGGAAGAGCTTAACCCTACACAAGCATATACATCCAAGACACAGATTCCATCTTTGGCTAGCAGTGCAACAGAGATTGTCCATTGTGGATCGACTACAAAAATTTGGCATCCAGGTCCTTATGGAATGTTCCTTCTGTTCTCAGGAAGAGGAGACATTCGATCACCTTTTATTCTCATGTTCCTATAGCTATAGGTTTGGACTAGATTGCTTCATTGGTTGCACCAGCCTCGAAATATTGTCTCATGGCACCAAGAGCTGGAGTGGATTTGTCACAAGGCAAAGCAGAGAAATAGCATGGCTGAGATTGTGTGATGCACCTTTGCGATGGTGGTTTACTGTATATGGAGGGATGTGA